In Picosynechococcus sp. PCC 7002, the following are encoded in one genomic region:
- a CDS encoding glutathione S-transferase family protein, which yields MLKLYGGARSRASIVRWYLEELGADYEFVLLDMQAGEHKQPDFLTLNPFGKVPVLSDDEVTLFESGAILLYLAEKFGHLGPSPADKAIAYQWVLFANSTFAMGLTPAENRNEVMARYLQPLNDILQNTAFLLGEAFTVADVAVGSILAYIPLMFQDVDLSAYPALQAYLKRLGDRPAFQKAIMNRG from the coding sequence ATGCTAAAACTCTACGGTGGGGCGCGTAGCCGTGCCTCAATTGTGCGTTGGTACCTCGAAGAACTCGGTGCTGACTATGAATTTGTTCTTCTCGATATGCAGGCGGGCGAACATAAACAACCGGATTTCCTTACCTTAAATCCCTTTGGGAAAGTGCCCGTCCTAAGCGATGACGAGGTTACTTTATTTGAATCCGGTGCCATTTTGCTCTACCTCGCAGAAAAATTTGGTCACCTCGGCCCTTCCCCGGCAGATAAGGCGATCGCCTACCAATGGGTGTTATTTGCTAACTCGACCTTTGCCATGGGACTCACCCCGGCTGAAAATCGCAATGAAGTTATGGCCCGTTACTTGCAGCCGCTAAATGATATTTTGCAAAACACGGCTTTTCTCTTAGGGGAAGCGTTTACGGTAGCGGATGTGGCCGTCGGTTCGATCCTCGCCTACATTCCTTTAATGTTTCAAGATGTGGATCTCAGCGCCTACCCAGCCCTACAAGCCTACTTAAAACGATTGGGCGATCGCCCCGCTTTCCAAAAAGCAATTATGAATCGCGGTTAA
- the cobS gene encoding adenosylcobinamide-GDP ribazoletransferase has product MVRFLSGLLQLWRSLLGAILFYTLLPLPKGVQPSFIRIARWCPWVGLIIGGILLGSFWGLESLKVPTLLRSAILVAFWLGLTGGLHLDGAMDAADGLAVTEPKRRLTVMADSVSGAFGVMTGILILLLKVAALEGLGLESWYFFVLIPAWGRWSQVVAIAFYPYLKAEGKGAFHKQQFQLYPDLCWSICPMLLFIFLSYFFLPISQWLSVMLSNLWFMAVAIAVSTWFGHKFQGHAGDTYGATVEWTEVACLVSIVLLANRL; this is encoded by the coding sequence ATGGTTCGTTTTTTATCAGGCTTGCTACAGCTTTGGCGATCGCTATTGGGGGCCATTCTTTTTTACACGCTGTTACCACTGCCCAAGGGAGTACAGCCTAGTTTTATTCGCATTGCCCGTTGGTGCCCTTGGGTGGGCTTGATTATTGGGGGGATATTACTGGGGAGTTTTTGGGGTTTAGAGAGTTTAAAGGTTCCCACTTTACTCAGAAGTGCGATTTTAGTTGCCTTTTGGTTGGGTTTGACGGGAGGCTTACATTTAGATGGGGCAATGGATGCGGCCGATGGTTTAGCGGTGACGGAACCGAAACGCCGTTTAACGGTGATGGCTGATAGTGTTTCTGGTGCATTTGGGGTGATGACAGGGATCTTAATCCTGTTGCTCAAGGTCGCTGCCCTCGAAGGTTTAGGATTAGAGTCTTGGTATTTTTTTGTGTTGATACCGGCCTGGGGGCGATGGTCTCAGGTGGTGGCGATCGCCTTTTATCCCTACCTGAAAGCTGAAGGCAAAGGGGCATTCCACAAGCAACAGTTCCAGTTATATCCGGATTTATGCTGGAGTATCTGCCCCATGCTCTTATTCATATTTTTGAGCTACTTTTTCCTGCCGATTAGCCAATGGTTGAGTGTTATGCTCAGTAATCTTTGGTTTATGGCAGTGGCGATCGCTGTCAGCACTTGGTTTGGTCATAAATTCCAAGGTCATGCAGGCGATACCTACGGTGCCACTGTGGAATGGACTGAAGTCGCTTGTCTCGTCAGCATCGTTTTACTCGCGAATAGGCTGTAG
- a CDS encoding PPC domain-containing protein, with protein MNRIYWGCIFGFFSVVGLANQAIANEMMYRPLGIRSGQEINQRLSDQDIPTGEGGFARDYAITLQEGDQVAIDLLSDDFDTIVLLLAADGSTIAENDDAADGSTNSLLFVRINETGRYIVRVRAFGETGNGDFSLKVTRLQPIRE; from the coding sequence ATGAATCGGATTTACTGGGGTTGTATATTCGGATTTTTTAGTGTTGTAGGGCTGGCAAATCAAGCGATCGCCAATGAGATGATGTATCGACCCCTTGGAATTCGCTCTGGTCAAGAGATTAACCAGCGGCTTTCGGATCAGGATATCCCCACGGGGGAAGGGGGGTTTGCTAGGGATTATGCGATTACTCTCCAAGAGGGCGATCAAGTCGCCATTGACTTGCTTTCGGACGATTTTGATACGATTGTGTTGCTGCTGGCGGCGGATGGTTCGACGATTGCGGAAAATGACGATGCCGCCGACGGTTCAACGAATTCATTACTATTTGTGCGCATTAACGAAACGGGACGCTATATTGTGCGGGTACGGGCCTTTGGGGAAACGGGAAATGGTGATTTTTCGCTCAAAGTAACGCGTCTACAGCCTATTCGCGAGTAA
- a CDS encoding anhydro-N-acetylmuramic acid kinase, translated as MRVIGLMSGTSVDGIDAALVEIQGEADAIEIELLGFTTYSYPSKLREKILAVCAGEKLSALEFAALDDEIAHSFATAARQLQERYGKAELIGSHGQTIFHRPPNGNLGLSWQLGRGEAIAQQTKLKTVSNFRRADLAAGGQGAPLVPKVDAYLLADPTKHRCIQNLGGIGNVTYLPPKNQTDWENYVIGWDTGPGNVLLDLAIQKLTNGAQAYDQDGIWASQGTPHLDLVERWLADPFIEQLPPKSTGREYFGVDFLEQCWRDAQDLQLSEADWLASLTEFTALTVQRNYELFLPQLPDEIFLCGGGCRNSYLRKRLQAAFGNQIPVRSTDDLGLNHDAKEAIAFAVLAYWRIKEFPGNLPKVTGAPCPVLLGEIHCPY; from the coding sequence ATGCGGGTAATTGGTTTAATGAGCGGCACTTCGGTAGATGGCATTGATGCGGCTCTGGTGGAGATTCAAGGGGAAGCTGACGCCATCGAGATTGAATTACTCGGCTTTACAACCTATTCTTATCCGTCTAAACTCCGGGAAAAAATCCTCGCAGTGTGTGCCGGAGAAAAACTCAGTGCCTTGGAATTTGCGGCCCTCGATGACGAAATTGCCCACAGTTTTGCCACTGCGGCGAGGCAACTCCAGGAACGTTACGGTAAAGCTGAGTTAATTGGCTCCCACGGACAAACTATTTTCCACCGTCCCCCCAACGGCAACTTGGGTTTGAGTTGGCAACTGGGGCGTGGTGAGGCGATCGCCCAACAAACCAAACTTAAAACAGTCAGTAATTTTCGTCGGGCCGATCTTGCCGCCGGAGGACAGGGCGCACCGCTTGTGCCGAAGGTTGATGCTTACCTTCTAGCTGACCCAACAAAACACCGCTGTATTCAAAACCTGGGGGGCATCGGCAATGTTACTTATTTACCACCCAAAAACCAGACCGATTGGGAAAATTACGTGATCGGTTGGGATACTGGCCCCGGCAATGTACTCCTAGATTTAGCGATTCAAAAATTAACCAACGGTGCTCAAGCCTACGATCAAGATGGCATTTGGGCATCCCAGGGGACACCTCATTTAGATTTGGTAGAACGCTGGCTAGCCGATCCTTTCATTGAACAACTACCGCCCAAGTCCACGGGTCGGGAATATTTTGGTGTCGATTTCCTCGAACAATGCTGGCGTGACGCCCAGGATCTCCAACTCTCAGAAGCGGATTGGTTGGCGAGTTTGACAGAATTTACAGCCTTAACGGTACAGCGAAACTATGAACTCTTTTTACCGCAGCTGCCCGATGAAATTTTTCTCTGTGGGGGTGGCTGCCGCAATAGTTATCTTAGAAAACGTTTACAGGCCGCGTTCGGCAATCAGATTCCCGTCAGAAGTACCGACGACCTGGGTTTAAACCACGATGCCAAAGAGGCGATCGCCTTTGCGGTATTAGCCTACTGGCGCATCAAAGAATTTCCGGGAAATCTGCCGAAGGTGACGGGGGCGCCATGTCCGGTTCTGCTGGGAGAAATTCATTGTCCTTACTGA
- a CDS encoding ABC transporter ATP-binding protein, which translates to MAASSRLRRLLAYLKPYQRDIWLGIGALILVNGLGVYLPIILSNTVDSLQTDVGLGNLTRAVLLMLLLASVMWGIRMLSRVAIFGVGRQVEFDLKQKIFQHLLTLEPAYFASQSSGDLINRATSDVDNVRRLLGFSVLSLANTVFAYAMTLPVMLSLHGKLSVMAIAVYPAMLLTVQLFSGRLRDEQKEVQEELSELSQLIQEDMSGISLIKIYAQEANERQAFDKQNQKLLQANLGLARIRNLLFPIIEGISYISLLILLIFGTRAITADELTVGNFIALILLVERLVVPTALLGFTITSYQRGEVSIDRIEAILDNQPLIQDRTTAHPLDRHQVEGQIVAKHLSFTYPGDNRPALDDLNFTINPGEIIAIVGSIGAGKSTLANALPRLIDIEPGQLFLDGQDLTDIRLQDLRQAIAYVPQESFLFSSQIRDNIAYGLPGSDQPEIESSAQQAQIHHEILNFPRQYNTLVGERGITLSGGQRQRSSLARAFMIDAPVLILDDALSSVDNKTATEILDYLSHSPQNKTVIFITHQLSAAAKGDRIFVMDHGKIVQTGIHEELINQDGLYKQLWEQNQLAEILT; encoded by the coding sequence ATGGCTGCTTCATCTCGCTTGCGCCGACTTCTGGCCTACCTCAAACCCTATCAACGGGACATTTGGCTGGGGATTGGCGCCCTTATCCTCGTTAATGGCCTGGGCGTTTATCTGCCGATTATCCTCAGTAATACAGTAGATTCGCTCCAAACAGATGTCGGTCTAGGCAATTTAACCCGTGCTGTTTTGTTAATGTTGCTCCTCGCCTCAGTCATGTGGGGCATCCGGATGCTCTCCCGCGTGGCGATTTTCGGTGTGGGTCGGCAAGTGGAGTTTGATCTAAAGCAAAAAATTTTCCAACATCTCCTCACCCTAGAGCCCGCATATTTTGCCAGTCAATCCTCCGGAGATTTAATCAACCGGGCCACCAGTGATGTGGATAATGTGCGCCGTCTCCTGGGTTTTTCCGTGCTGAGTTTAGCCAATACGGTGTTTGCCTACGCGATGACCTTACCAGTGATGTTGTCGCTCCATGGCAAGCTCAGTGTGATGGCGATCGCCGTTTATCCAGCCATGTTACTCACGGTACAACTGTTTAGTGGTCGCTTGCGGGACGAACAAAAAGAAGTCCAAGAGGAGCTTTCAGAGCTCAGTCAATTGATCCAAGAAGACATGAGTGGCATTTCTTTGATCAAAATCTATGCCCAGGAAGCCAACGAACGCCAAGCCTTTGACAAGCAAAATCAAAAGTTATTACAAGCCAATCTCGGCCTCGCCCGGATTCGGAATCTCCTCTTTCCAATTATTGAAGGAATTTCCTATATCAGCCTCTTAATCCTGTTGATCTTTGGGACGAGGGCTATTACCGCTGATGAACTGACGGTGGGGAATTTTATCGCCCTCATTTTATTGGTCGAACGATTGGTTGTACCCACAGCTTTATTGGGTTTCACGATTACCTCCTATCAACGGGGTGAGGTGAGTATTGATCGCATTGAAGCCATCCTCGACAATCAACCCCTCATCCAAGACCGCACCACTGCCCATCCTTTGGATCGTCACCAGGTCGAAGGCCAAATTGTTGCTAAGCATCTCTCTTTTACTTACCCCGGTGACAATCGTCCAGCCCTAGATGATCTCAACTTCACCATTAACCCCGGTGAAATTATTGCCATTGTGGGGTCTATTGGGGCAGGGAAATCGACCCTAGCCAATGCTTTGCCCCGTCTAATTGATATCGAACCCGGTCAATTATTCCTCGATGGGCAAGATCTCACTGATATTCGTCTCCAAGATTTACGCCAGGCGATCGCCTATGTTCCCCAAGAAAGCTTTCTCTTCAGCAGCCAAATCCGCGACAACATCGCCTATGGTTTACCCGGTAGTGACCAACCCGAAATTGAATCTTCCGCTCAACAGGCCCAAATTCACCACGAAATTCTGAACTTCCCAAGGCAATACAACACCCTTGTCGGTGAACGCGGCATCACCCTTTCCGGTGGACAACGCCAGCGTAGCTCCCTGGCCCGCGCGTTCATGATTGATGCCCCTGTCCTCATCCTCGATGATGCTCTATCTAGCGTCGATAACAAAACAGCCACCGAAATTCTCGACTACCTCTCCCACTCCCCACAAAACAAAACCGTCATCTTCATCACCCACCAGCTCTCCGCCGCCGCCAAAGGCGATCGCATTTTTGTCATGGATCACGGCAAAATCGTCCAAACTGGCATTCACGAAGAGCTGATTAACCAAGACGGACTATACAAACAACTCTGGGAACAAAACCAACTCGCTGAAATCCTCACCTAA
- a CDS encoding histone deacetylase family protein → MIHLIYSDQFLDHGTGRSHPESARRLTAIAQALKAVSWANQIQWHEPTAIAFRDPLPWVRQLHDDYYLKELQKLAESGGGYWDPDTPVSPQSFDVALLAVNACLDGVDLALQTKEPVFALVRPPGHHATRSTGMGFCLLGNVAIAAHYALGLAGIKKVAILDWDVHHGNGTEYLVEENPQIIYCSLHQDPAYPGTGQAHHHGRHQNILNIPLKPGADRRIYVQKFQDVVLPYLQEFQPDLLIVSAGYDATAKDPLAGMNLQPQDYKVFSEFCQQLPCPILFALEGGYHLQTLAESVVATLEPFAQ, encoded by the coding sequence ATGATTCATCTGATTTATTCTGATCAATTTCTTGACCATGGCACGGGGCGTTCCCACCCAGAAAGCGCACGACGGTTAACGGCGATCGCCCAAGCCCTGAAAGCCGTCTCCTGGGCGAACCAAATTCAGTGGCACGAACCAACAGCGATCGCCTTTCGAGATCCTTTGCCCTGGGTGCGCCAATTGCATGACGACTACTATTTGAAAGAACTGCAAAAATTGGCAGAATCTGGCGGTGGCTATTGGGATCCGGATACTCCTGTTTCACCCCAAAGTTTTGACGTGGCACTTTTGGCGGTCAATGCTTGTTTAGATGGGGTGGATTTAGCGCTTCAAACCAAGGAGCCTGTATTTGCCTTGGTGCGGCCCCCCGGTCATCACGCCACCCGCAGCACAGGGATGGGATTTTGCCTGTTGGGAAATGTGGCGATCGCCGCCCATTATGCCTTGGGTTTAGCGGGCATTAAAAAAGTGGCGATCCTCGATTGGGATGTCCACCACGGCAACGGCACAGAATATTTAGTCGAGGAAAATCCCCAGATTATTTATTGTTCTCTCCATCAGGATCCGGCTTATCCGGGCACTGGCCAGGCTCACCATCATGGTCGCCACCAAAATATTTTAAATATTCCCCTCAAGCCAGGTGCAGATCGAAGGATCTATGTCCAAAAATTCCAGGACGTGGTTTTACCATACTTGCAAGAGTTTCAACCGGATCTGTTAATTGTCAGTGCGGGCTACGATGCCACCGCCAAAGATCCCTTAGCGGGAATGAATCTCCAGCCCCAGGATTACAAAGTTTTTAGCGAATTTTGCCAGCAGTTACCTTGTCCAATCCTGTTTGCCCTAGAAGGGGGCTATCATCTCCAAACCTTGGCAGAATCGGTGGTGGCCACCCTCGAACCCTTTGCTCAGTAA
- the ftsY gene encoding signal recognition particle-docking protein FtsY: MAIFDWFRRKTTDKSQDTSEPTVTEEQVPESPTEEAAAPEPETPSTPEIDYLNWAKSAYKNIQEKKGIETTEVPQTETAEPQEPEPEVIAAETEPETPAPEPTATALETALETAPETTEEIAPQPEAPAEATPPEPESEPAKIEATETVTPVAPEPAPEVIAAEAESAPDSETVATPEPETTPATPAWMKKSDGLEKLKETAIDTEGLEFDENFLWSAKVLADQGRDASDISLEEIEWLKKLRDGLGKTRRSLVNQLKAVVGQGPLNDEAVLEIESLLLQADVGIEATDYIIETLQERLRQEALPPEAAIAYLKEILRDILDKPLAKLPSTEFAPEADKLNVWMLTGVNGAGKTTTIGKLAHLANQSGYRCVIAAADTFRAAAVEQVKVWGERTDTPVIANPGKNTDPAAVVFDGITAAQARQAQILLVDTAGRLQNKKNLMDELAKIRRIVDKKAPDAQVESLLVLDATLGQNGLRQAQVFSEAAKLSGVVLTKLDGTARGGVALAVSQQLGLPIRFIGAGEGIEDLRPFSSYEFVEALLDG; this comes from the coding sequence GTGGCTATCTTTGATTGGTTTCGGCGCAAGACAACTGACAAATCCCAAGACACCTCTGAACCAACCGTTACAGAAGAACAGGTGCCAGAATCCCCCACGGAGGAAGCTGCTGCCCCCGAACCTGAGACGCCATCAACCCCAGAAATTGACTATCTAAACTGGGCGAAATCCGCTTACAAAAATATCCAAGAAAAAAAGGGTATTGAAACAACGGAAGTACCTCAAACTGAGACCGCAGAACCCCAGGAGCCAGAACCAGAAGTTATTGCCGCCGAGACTGAACCAGAAACACCAGCCCCCGAACCCACGGCAACGGCCCTAGAAACTGCGCTAGAAACGGCTCCCGAAACCACCGAAGAGATCGCTCCTCAACCAGAAGCCCCAGCAGAAGCAACTCCTCCAGAACCAGAGAGTGAACCAGCCAAGATTGAAGCAACCGAAACCGTTACACCTGTTGCTCCAGAGCCAGCACCAGAAGTTATTGCGGCCGAAGCAGAGAGTGCCCCAGATAGCGAGACAGTAGCCACACCAGAACCGGAAACCACCCCAGCGACACCCGCTTGGATGAAAAAGTCCGACGGCCTCGAAAAGCTCAAAGAAACGGCGATCGATACCGAAGGGCTAGAGTTTGACGAAAATTTCCTCTGGTCTGCCAAGGTACTTGCGGATCAAGGCCGTGATGCCAGTGATATTTCCCTCGAAGAAATTGAATGGCTCAAAAAGCTCCGGGATGGTCTCGGTAAAACCCGTCGCAGCTTGGTCAATCAACTCAAGGCTGTAGTGGGTCAAGGGCCGCTCAATGATGAAGCCGTACTAGAAATTGAATCACTTCTGCTCCAGGCTGACGTGGGCATTGAGGCCACTGATTACATCATCGAAACCCTCCAGGAACGACTCCGCCAGGAAGCACTGCCCCCCGAAGCGGCGATCGCCTATCTCAAAGAAATCCTCCGGGACATCCTCGATAAACCCTTGGCGAAACTACCCAGCACCGAATTTGCTCCCGAAGCCGACAAGCTTAATGTCTGGATGCTCACTGGCGTCAACGGTGCCGGGAAAACCACCACCATCGGTAAACTGGCCCACCTTGCCAACCAATCGGGTTATCGCTGTGTCATTGCTGCTGCCGATACCTTCCGGGCCGCTGCTGTCGAACAGGTAAAAGTCTGGGGCGAAAGAACTGACACTCCTGTAATCGCCAACCCCGGTAAAAATACTGATCCCGCAGCGGTGGTTTTTGATGGTATTACCGCCGCCCAAGCGCGGCAGGCGCAAATTTTGCTGGTGGATACGGCTGGCCGCTTACAAAATAAGAAAAACTTGATGGATGAACTTGCGAAAATCCGGCGGATTGTCGATAAAAAAGCTCCCGATGCCCAGGTGGAATCCCTCTTAGTCCTAGATGCAACCCTCGGCCAAAATGGTCTACGGCAAGCCCAAGTTTTCTCAGAAGCGGCAAAACTCAGTGGCGTTGTCCTGACAAAACTAGATGGTACGGCCCGGGGTGGGGTAGCACTCGCCGTAAGTCAGCAACTCGGTTTACCAATTCGCTTTATCGGCGCTGGGGAAGGGATTGAAGATCTCCGGCCCTTCTCTAGTTATGAATTTGTTGAAGCGCTGCTGGATGGTTAG
- a CDS encoding photosystem II S4 domain protein — protein sequence MNLPKDDLLKGVENRAELSRLLDQADQAIRTWEIVQTDFLSPPVLYEALEIFGKLTEVQVVHGGGYPQAERQRLAIAREEIPLDASHVEIAALDIAGNFLFDTATHRDFLGSLLGTGLVRDKVGDILVLGDRGAQTLVIPELVSFLETSLVQVRSVPVKTRSIPLEELKVRPPKKKELTTVEASLRLDAIGSAGLGMSRTKMAEAIASGNVRVNWKTITQSSYNVKAGDLISLRGKGRVEVGEINMTKKERYRVNLTRFV from the coding sequence ATGAATTTACCGAAGGATGATTTGCTCAAGGGCGTTGAAAACCGTGCAGAACTCAGTCGGCTGCTCGACCAAGCGGATCAGGCGATTCGCACTTGGGAAATTGTCCAGACGGATTTTCTCTCGCCGCCGGTACTCTACGAAGCCTTAGAAATTTTTGGCAAACTCACGGAAGTCCAGGTTGTCCACGGAGGTGGCTACCCCCAAGCGGAACGGCAACGGTTGGCGATCGCCCGGGAAGAAATTCCCCTCGATGCCAGCCATGTGGAAATTGCCGCCTTGGACATTGCGGGTAATTTTTTGTTTGATACGGCGACCCACCGGGATTTCTTGGGTTCGCTCCTCGGTACCGGGCTCGTGCGAGACAAAGTTGGTGACATTCTCGTATTAGGCGATCGCGGTGCCCAGACCTTGGTCATTCCTGAATTAGTCTCGTTTTTAGAAACCTCTTTAGTGCAGGTGCGCTCTGTTCCCGTGAAAACGCGGTCGATCCCCCTCGAAGAATTAAAAGTACGCCCGCCGAAAAAGAAAGAACTCACCACCGTTGAAGCGTCCCTCCGTTTGGATGCCATTGGTTCAGCAGGGTTGGGGATGTCCCGGACAAAAATGGCCGAGGCGATCGCCAGCGGGAATGTGCGAGTCAACTGGAAAACCATTACCCAAAGCAGCTACAACGTCAAGGCGGGTGATCTGATTTCCCTCAGGGGCAAAGGCCGCGTCGAAGTTGGCGAGATCAACATGACCAAAAAAGAACGCTATCGCGTTAATCTCACCCGTTTTGTTTAG
- the tgt gene encoding tRNA guanosine(34) transglycosylase Tgt — MSHFHFSLHKECRHTNARVGVFHTPHGIVETPRFMPVGTLANVKGITPDHLVQAQAQMVLSNTYHLHLQPGEEIVQKAGGLHRFMAWEGPILTDSGGFQVFSLSEMRKIREEGVVFRSPKDGRLIDMTPERSIQIQNALGADVIMAFDECPPGDAGREAVAAATARTYRWLERCIEAHERDDQALFGIVQGGIFLDLRSQAVTDLTKLDLPGYAIGGVSVGESPENIRKVVQHTAPLLPKNKIRYLMGVGTYREMAQAIAAGIDVFDCVIPTRLGRHGAALVQGDRWNLKNAQFKEDFRPLDETCPCYTCQNFTRAYLHHLIKAKEMLAYMLLSLHNVTELIQFTVRIRESILSDRFVEEFGEWLEPEPTHARIDCKP; from the coding sequence GTGAGCCATTTTCATTTTTCGCTGCATAAGGAATGTCGCCATACGAATGCCCGAGTCGGCGTGTTTCATACCCCCCACGGAATTGTGGAAACACCCCGATTTATGCCTGTGGGTACCCTTGCGAATGTAAAAGGCATCACGCCGGATCATTTAGTCCAGGCCCAGGCCCAGATGGTTTTATCAAATACTTACCACCTCCACTTACAACCGGGAGAGGAGATTGTCCAGAAAGCCGGAGGACTGCATCGGTTTATGGCTTGGGAGGGGCCGATCCTCACGGATTCCGGGGGATTCCAGGTTTTTAGTCTCAGTGAAATGCGTAAGATTCGTGAGGAAGGGGTAGTTTTCCGTTCGCCGAAGGATGGACGTTTGATTGATATGACCCCGGAGCGGTCAATCCAGATTCAAAATGCCCTGGGTGCTGATGTGATCATGGCCTTTGATGAATGTCCACCAGGAGATGCGGGCCGGGAGGCAGTGGCGGCGGCAACAGCACGAACCTATCGTTGGCTAGAGCGATGTATTGAAGCCCATGAACGGGACGATCAAGCGTTGTTTGGGATTGTTCAGGGGGGCATTTTCTTAGATTTACGCTCCCAAGCGGTGACAGATTTAACGAAATTAGACCTACCGGGCTATGCCATCGGGGGCGTTAGTGTGGGGGAATCGCCGGAAAATATTCGTAAAGTGGTACAGCATACAGCGCCGCTCCTGCCGAAAAACAAGATTCGTTATTTGATGGGGGTGGGCACCTATCGGGAAATGGCCCAGGCGATCGCCGCGGGGATTGATGTGTTTGATTGTGTGATTCCGACGCGGTTGGGGCGTCATGGTGCGGCCCTGGTGCAAGGCGATCGCTGGAATTTAAAAAATGCCCAGTTTAAAGAAGATTTTCGCCCCTTGGATGAAACTTGTCCTTGTTATACCTGCCAGAATTTCACGCGGGCCTATTTGCACCATTTAATCAAAGCGAAAGAAATGTTAGCCTACATGCTACTTTCTTTACATAACGTTACAGAATTGATTCAATTTACCGTGAGAATTCGTGAATCAATCCTTAGCGATCGCTTCGTGGAAGAATTCGGCGAATGGCTAGAACCCGAACCAACTCATGCTAGGATTGACTGCAAACCATAA
- a CDS encoding photosystem II reaction center protein K: MEAALLLAKLPEAYSIFDPLVDVLPLIPLFFLLLAFVWQAAVGFK, from the coding sequence ATGGAAGCGGCATTATTACTTGCGAAATTACCTGAGGCCTACTCAATTTTCGATCCCCTCGTGGATGTTTTGCCTCTAATTCCTTTGTTCTTCTTGCTGTTGGCATTTGTATGGCAAGCGGCAGTGGGCTTCAAATAA